A single genomic interval of Brevundimonas diminuta harbors:
- a CDS encoding TonB-dependent receptor plug domain-containing protein — MRSLSQRAAAPALLATVSTFALVSAAPAFAQSAEPVAGEAAQVDDIVVTGTRVQNRSRLDTLAPVDVVTSEALQTRGTTEFATALAQAVPSLTFQRPSANDGSDSIRPITLRGLSPDQTLVLVNGTRRHASALVNVNGVVGRGSAAVDLNTIPTGALDRVEVLRDGASAQYGSDAIAGVVNLRLKEASSGGGASVTYGQYFTTVKTARGERDETDGGTVTASAWQGFSLGDDGFLTLSAEYLNRESTNRSDYDPRAAANGAITARFGDPDVEQWTVFANAGKGLGNGWEAYGWAGYQDRDSEGAAFPRLSDNVNNVASIYPNGFLPKVAINSEDASLAGGLRGELAGWNTDISLTYGRNALDFRTEDSLNSTYGATSPTSFDSGSLIYDQLVLGADFSREFEVGLSGGPLNFAWGLEQRWENYKIEAGQPESYNRGPLGANTALTGGAQGFVGFQPSNAVDVDRDNFAAYADVEIPLTDKLRVEGAVRFEDYSDFGDTQTGKLSARYDFTPSFALRGSVSTAFRAPSLQQSFFTSTASVIQNGAVVETGTFPATSTVAAALGARPLKAETSTNYSVGAVVRLGRFDLTVDAYKIDIDDQIVLSELINRTFSGQVAGLLDPQGVQAARFFLNGVSTSTEGVDIVGRYRLPTDTLGDFDFTVAANFNDVSVNRVPTSSSVLNPVPTLFARQRILTIEDGTPDTKVTASADWSRDKWGATVRATYYGDVLQPGSTAANDYSTGAKTVVDLEGRFQLTERVGVAIGVDNVFDEYPDFVPASLNSNGVLGFPYYSPFGFNGRYGYARLSLKW, encoded by the coding sequence CGACCGAGTTCGCCACCGCCCTGGCCCAGGCCGTGCCGTCGCTGACCTTCCAGCGGCCGTCGGCCAACGATGGCTCGGACTCAATCCGCCCGATCACCCTGCGTGGCCTGTCGCCGGATCAGACGCTGGTGCTGGTCAACGGCACGCGTCGCCATGCCTCGGCCCTGGTCAACGTCAACGGCGTGGTGGGGCGCGGGTCGGCCGCCGTTGATCTGAACACCATTCCGACCGGCGCTCTGGACCGGGTGGAGGTGCTGCGCGATGGCGCCTCGGCCCAGTACGGTTCGGACGCCATTGCCGGCGTGGTCAACCTGCGCCTGAAGGAGGCCTCCAGCGGCGGCGGCGCCAGCGTGACCTACGGCCAGTATTTCACCACGGTGAAGACCGCGCGCGGCGAACGTGACGAGACCGATGGCGGCACCGTCACGGCCTCGGCCTGGCAGGGCTTCTCTCTGGGCGACGACGGCTTTCTGACCCTGTCGGCGGAGTATCTGAACCGCGAGTCGACCAACCGTTCGGACTATGACCCCCGCGCGGCGGCGAACGGCGCGATCACCGCCCGCTTCGGCGACCCGGACGTGGAGCAATGGACCGTTTTCGCCAACGCCGGCAAGGGTTTGGGCAATGGTTGGGAGGCCTATGGCTGGGCCGGTTATCAGGACCGCGACAGCGAAGGCGCCGCCTTCCCTCGCCTGTCCGACAACGTCAACAATGTCGCCTCGATCTATCCGAACGGCTTCCTGCCGAAGGTCGCCATCAATTCGGAGGACGCCTCGCTGGCCGGCGGCCTGCGCGGCGAATTGGCGGGCTGGAATACGGACATCAGCCTGACCTATGGCCGCAACGCCCTGGACTTCCGCACCGAGGATTCGCTGAACTCCACCTACGGCGCGACTTCGCCGACCAGCTTCGATTCCGGCAGCCTGATCTATGACCAACTGGTGCTGGGCGCCGACTTCAGCCGTGAGTTCGAGGTCGGTCTGTCCGGCGGCCCGCTGAACTTCGCCTGGGGCCTGGAGCAGCGCTGGGAAAACTACAAGATCGAGGCCGGTCAGCCCGAGAGCTACAACCGCGGCCCCCTGGGCGCCAACACCGCCCTGACTGGCGGCGCCCAGGGATTCGTCGGCTTCCAGCCCTCGAACGCCGTCGATGTCGATCGCGACAACTTCGCCGCATACGCCGACGTTGAAATCCCCCTGACCGACAAGCTGCGTGTCGAGGGCGCCGTGCGGTTCGAGGACTATTCCGACTTCGGAGACACCCAGACGGGCAAGCTGTCGGCTCGCTATGACTTCACCCCCAGCTTCGCCCTGCGCGGTTCGGTCTCGACCGCCTTCCGCGCGCCGTCTTTGCAGCAATCCTTCTTCACCTCCACCGCCTCGGTGATCCAGAACGGCGCCGTGGTCGAGACCGGCACCTTCCCGGCCACCAGCACCGTCGCAGCGGCCCTTGGCGCGCGGCCGCTGAAGGCCGAGACCTCCACCAACTATTCGGTCGGCGCTGTAGTGCGACTGGGCCGTTTCGATCTGACAGTGGACGCCTACAAGATCGACATCGACGATCAGATCGTTCTGTCCGAACTGATCAACCGGACGTTCTCGGGCCAGGTCGCCGGCCTGCTGGATCCGCAAGGCGTCCAGGCCGCGCGCTTCTTCCTGAACGGCGTCTCGACCTCGACCGAAGGCGTGGACATCGTCGGACGTTATCGCCTGCCCACCGATACGCTCGGCGATTTCGACTTCACCGTCGCGGCCAACTTCAACGATGTGTCGGTCAACCGCGTGCCGACCTCCTCCTCGGTGCTGAACCCGGTCCCGACCCTGTTCGCCCGCCAACGCATCCTGACCATAGAAGACGGCACGCCCGACACCAAGGTCACGGCGTCGGCGGACTGGAGCCGGGACAAGTGGGGCGCCACGGTTCGCGCCACCTACTATGGCGACGTGCTGCAACCCGGATCCACGGCGGCGAACGACTACAGCACCGGGGCCAAGACGGTCGTGGATCTGGAAGGCCGGTTCCAGTTGACCGAACGCGTCGGGGTGGCGATCGGCGTGGACAATGTGTTCGATGAATATCCGGACTTCGTGCCGGCGTCGCTGAACTCCAACGGCGTTCTGGGCTTCCCCTACTATTCGCCCTTCGGTTTCAACGGCCGCTACGGCTATGCGCGTCTCAGCCTGAAATGGTGA
- a CDS encoding replicative DNA helicase, which translates to MNAFAPIPFSSSPLDSGGVTSMPHNLEAEQALLGSLMFDNAVFERLNDRLRGSHFYEPFHQRLFDAIEDHIRQGLLAEPTILMERFKQDPAFQEFGGLRYLADLVDRAPPAANAPDYARVVYDLALRRDLIRIGGDMIKEAPNPETPADEQIEQAEQTLYSLAETGKPSSGFVSFSNALSGAVQMAAEAYQREGKLAGLATGLNDLDRKLGGLHPSDLLILAGRPSMGKTALATNMAFNVARAYQWEPTPEGRKTVNGGVVAFYSLEMSAEQLAMRILADASGVSSDKLRKGEIDATDFGKLRDAAVEIGESPLYIDATGGLSISKLAARARRLKRMEHGLDLIIVDYLQLVTTGNSGGQKNRVQEVSEITGGLKALAKELSVPIIALSQLSRQVEQRDDKRPQLSDLRESGSIEQDADCVMFVYRESYYLGRAEPREGTEEHLQWQQDMDRLQGQAEVVIGKQRHGPIGIVKLAFDADTVRFGNLAHGYEEVSYE; encoded by the coding sequence ATGAACGCCTTCGCCCCCATACCCTTCTCATCGTCTCCGCTGGACTCCGGCGGCGTCACTTCGATGCCGCACAATCTGGAGGCCGAACAGGCGCTGCTGGGCTCGCTGATGTTCGACAACGCCGTGTTCGAGCGGTTGAACGACCGGCTGCGTGGCTCGCACTTCTACGAACCGTTCCACCAGCGGCTGTTCGACGCGATCGAGGACCATATCCGCCAGGGCCTGCTGGCCGAGCCCACCATTCTGATGGAGCGGTTCAAGCAGGATCCGGCTTTCCAGGAGTTCGGCGGCCTGCGCTACCTCGCCGATCTGGTGGACCGCGCGCCGCCCGCCGCCAATGCGCCAGACTACGCCCGCGTCGTCTATGACCTGGCGCTGCGCCGCGATCTGATCCGCATCGGCGGCGACATGATCAAGGAGGCGCCCAATCCCGAGACGCCCGCCGACGAGCAGATCGAACAGGCCGAACAGACCCTGTATTCGCTGGCCGAGACGGGCAAGCCTTCTTCCGGTTTCGTCAGCTTCTCCAATGCCTTGTCCGGCGCCGTTCAGATGGCGGCCGAAGCGTATCAGCGCGAAGGCAAGTTGGCCGGTCTCGCCACCGGTTTGAACGATCTGGACCGCAAACTTGGGGGCCTGCACCCGTCCGACCTGCTGATCCTCGCCGGCCGTCCGTCGATGGGCAAGACGGCGCTGGCGACCAACATGGCCTTCAACGTGGCGCGCGCCTATCAGTGGGAGCCGACGCCGGAGGGCCGCAAGACGGTCAACGGCGGCGTCGTCGCCTTCTATTCGCTGGAAATGAGCGCCGAACAGCTGGCGATGCGTATCCTCGCCGATGCGTCTGGCGTCTCGTCGGACAAGCTGCGCAAGGGCGAGATCGACGCTACGGACTTCGGCAAGCTGCGCGACGCGGCGGTCGAGATCGGCGAAAGCCCCCTCTACATCGACGCCACCGGCGGCCTGTCCATCTCCAAGCTGGCGGCCCGCGCGCGCCGCCTGAAGCGCATGGAACATGGGCTGGACCTGATCATCGTCGACTATCTGCAGCTGGTCACGACCGGCAATAGCGGCGGCCAGAAGAACCGCGTGCAGGAAGTGTCCGAAATCACCGGCGGACTGAAGGCCCTGGCCAAGGAACTGTCGGTGCCGATCATCGCCCTGTCGCAGCTGTCGCGTCAGGTGGAACAGCGCGACGACAAACGCCCTCAACTATCGGACCTTCGGGAATCCGGCTCGATCGAGCAGGACGCCGACTGCGTGATGTTCGTCTATCGCGAGAGCTACTACCTGGGCCGCGCCGAGCCGCGCGAGGGGACCGAGGAACACCTGCAATGGCAGCAGGACATGGACCGCCTGCAAGGCCAGGCCGAGGTCGTCATCGGCAAGCAGCGCCACGGCCCCATCGGCATCGTCAAACTGGCCTTCGACGCCGACACCGTCCGCTTCGGCAACCTGGCGCACGGCTATGAGGAAGTCAGCTACGAGTAG
- a CDS encoding serine hydrolase domain-containing protein — MRSDVSRRSMLGGGVALTAAATVPATAAADLPPFQTAVDAAVGAALTAGACPGVCVAISRDGAPPMVKVYGRANLELNAVMTPGSVFRIGSLTKQFAAACVVKLASEDRVGLDEPVSAYLPIFAAAPRFTLRELMNHTAGLSDDAQPVCAADDAEPRSQIALAENIVRQNRLFDFDPGSAWLYSNANYIVLGAVIEQVVGAPLAQAMRTLVLDSVSLTSAAVDADRDVVPGRVNGYTPGDTAGAFTNAAHIEISDTGAAGAMRATAPDLVRWHEALLSGRIFERRWVEEMLKPGRLRDGRLSGANRFSPADASYGDVQYGLGLLLPTANARGRSILHYGYVNGFSAFLETWIDRKVTVAVLCNGDVGPALPCRSAPSAPPSTPRWTDRRPFCARLPLPSRRTWIIRAA, encoded by the coding sequence GTGCGATCAGACGTTTCCAGACGATCGATGCTCGGCGGCGGGGTCGCCCTGACGGCCGCCGCGACAGTTCCCGCCACCGCCGCCGCCGACCTTCCTCCATTCCAGACAGCTGTCGATGCGGCGGTCGGCGCGGCCTTGACCGCCGGCGCCTGCCCCGGCGTCTGTGTGGCGATCTCGCGCGACGGCGCGCCGCCGATGGTGAAGGTCTACGGCCGCGCCAATCTGGAGCTGAACGCGGTGATGACGCCGGGTTCCGTCTTCCGCATCGGTTCGTTGACCAAACAGTTCGCGGCCGCTTGCGTCGTCAAACTGGCGTCCGAGGATAGGGTCGGCTTGGACGAACCTGTCTCCGCCTATTTGCCCATCTTCGCTGCCGCGCCGCGCTTTACACTACGGGAGTTGATGAACCACACCGCCGGCCTCAGCGACGACGCCCAGCCGGTCTGCGCCGCCGATGACGCTGAACCCCGCTCACAAATCGCCTTGGCCGAAAACATCGTCAGACAGAATCGTCTGTTCGACTTCGATCCGGGCTCGGCCTGGCTGTACAGCAACGCCAACTACATCGTTCTGGGGGCTGTGATCGAACAGGTCGTCGGTGCCCCTCTGGCCCAGGCCATGCGCACCCTCGTCCTTGACTCGGTGTCCCTGACGTCCGCCGCCGTGGACGCCGACCGCGACGTCGTGCCCGGCAGGGTCAACGGCTATACGCCGGGCGACACGGCCGGCGCCTTCACCAACGCCGCCCACATCGAGATTTCCGACACCGGCGCGGCCGGCGCCATGCGGGCGACCGCGCCGGATCTGGTGCGCTGGCACGAGGCCTTGCTGTCCGGGCGGATTTTTGAGCGCCGCTGGGTCGAGGAGATGCTTAAGCCCGGTCGGCTGCGCGACGGGCGTCTCAGCGGCGCCAATCGGTTCTCGCCCGCTGACGCCAGCTATGGCGATGTCCAATATGGACTGGGCCTGCTGCTTCCCACGGCCAATGCGCGGGGCCGGTCGATCCTGCACTATGGCTACGTCAACGGCTTTTCCGCCTTTCTGGAAACCTGGATTGACCGAAAGGTGACGGTCGCGGTGTTGTGCAACGGCGACGTCGGCCCTGCCCTGCCCTGCCGTTCCGCGCCGTCCGCGCCGCCGTCAACGCCTCGCTGGACGGATAGACGACCATTTTGCGCCCGGCTCCCTCTTCCATCGCGCCGAACTTGGATCATAAGGGCGGCATGA
- the alr gene encoding alanine racemase, translating into MTAPAVLSVDLNALARNYHTLEAVSGQPVHPVVKADGYGLGAQAVAARLMAEGARTFFVARAAEGVRLRAALGADGPVIYVLDGCHGDDAAMLKASDLRPVLNHPAQIRAWRSAGGGTCGLQIDTGMNRLGIRPEDAPEAFEGLALVLTHLACADEPANPMNRRQRDTFAGVLDRYPGVIRSFANSSGCFLGPDFAFDTVRPGICLYGGGPEGRPDPRIAPVATLTAEVLQVRDVPAGESVGYSRGYIAERPIKVATVAAGYADGLLRAYSPKGAVWIANETRPLLGRVSMDVCAVDVTGLDVAVGDPVELFGPNRLLDDAAAAAGTISYELLTSITPRVPRVYSQ; encoded by the coding sequence ATGACCGCCCCCGCCGTCCTCTCCGTCGATCTGAACGCCCTGGCGCGCAACTATCACACGCTGGAGGCCGTCAGCGGCCAGCCGGTGCATCCGGTGGTCAAGGCGGACGGCTATGGGCTGGGCGCGCAGGCCGTGGCGGCGCGGCTGATGGCCGAGGGGGCGCGGACCTTCTTCGTGGCGCGAGCGGCGGAGGGCGTGCGACTGCGCGCGGCCTTGGGCGCCGACGGTCCGGTGATCTATGTGCTCGACGGCTGTCACGGCGACGATGCGGCGATGCTAAAGGCGTCGGACCTGCGGCCCGTGCTGAACCATCCGGCGCAGATCCGGGCCTGGAGGTCGGCGGGCGGCGGGACCTGCGGGCTGCAGATCGACACCGGCATGAACCGGTTGGGTATTCGACCCGAGGACGCGCCCGAGGCGTTCGAAGGCCTGGCCTTGGTCCTGACCCACCTCGCCTGCGCCGACGAGCCGGCCAACCCGATGAACCGGCGCCAGCGCGACACCTTTGCGGGCGTGCTGGATCGCTATCCGGGCGTGATCCGGTCGTTCGCCAACTCCAGCGGCTGTTTCTTGGGCCCGGACTTCGCCTTCGACACGGTGCGACCCGGCATCTGTCTTTACGGCGGCGGACCGGAGGGGCGTCCCGATCCCCGCATCGCACCCGTGGCGACCCTGACGGCCGAGGTGCTTCAGGTTCGCGACGTGCCCGCCGGCGAGAGCGTCGGCTATTCACGCGGCTATATCGCCGAACGCCCGATCAAGGTCGCCACCGTGGCGGCCGGCTATGCGGATGGGTTGCTGCGCGCCTATTCGCCCAAGGGCGCGGTCTGGATCGCCAACGAGACCCGGCCGCTGCTGGGTCGGGTCTCGATGGATGTCTGCGCGGTGGACGTCACCGGCCTGGACGTCGCGGTCGGCGATCCAGTCGAACTGTTCGGCCCGAACCGCCTGTTGGACGACGCCGCAGCCGCGGCGGGGACCATCAGCTATGAGTTGCTGACCTCGATCACCCCCCGCGTGCCGCGCGTCTATTCTCAGTAG
- a CDS encoding Yip1 family protein, whose product MTDPTTHSQPAVDPALVARVKGILLQPKTEWLKIDGEFATTKSLFTRYAMILAAIGPVCSLLGGQLMPIMGMKLSIVGAIVVALVSYGMSLLGVFLLGLIINALAPNFGGTANKVQAMKLAVYSWTAAWLAGVFGLIPMLGILAILGLYSFYLLFVGLPILMKVPEDKKVGYFIVTVIAGVVMYFIISAIVGAISMSFVAASVGMAGLAGMGAGY is encoded by the coding sequence ATGACCGATCCGACGACCCACTCCCAACCCGCTGTCGATCCGGCCCTGGTCGCGCGGGTCAAGGGCATATTGCTGCAACCCAAGACCGAATGGCTGAAGATCGACGGCGAGTTCGCCACGACCAAAAGCTTGTTCACCCGCTATGCGATGATCCTGGCGGCGATCGGTCCGGTCTGTTCGCTGCTCGGCGGTCAGTTGATGCCGATCATGGGTATGAAGCTGTCGATCGTCGGCGCGATCGTCGTGGCGCTCGTCAGCTACGGCATGTCCTTGTTGGGTGTCTTCCTGCTGGGCCTGATCATCAATGCGCTGGCGCCGAACTTCGGCGGGACGGCCAACAAGGTCCAGGCCATGAAGCTGGCCGTCTATTCCTGGACCGCCGCCTGGCTGGCGGGCGTCTTCGGCCTGATCCCGATGCTGGGCATCCTGGCCATCCTGGGCCTGTACAGCTTCTATCTGCTGTTCGTCGGCCTGCCAATTTTGATGAAAGTGCCGGAAGACAAGAAGGTCGGCTATTTCATCGTGACGGTGATCGCCGGCGTCGTGATGTATTTCATCATCTCGGCGATCGTGGGAGCCATTTCGATGAGCTTCGTCGCTGCGTCGGTCGGCATGGCCGGCCTGGCGGGAATGGGCGCCGGCTACTGA
- the radA gene encoding DNA repair protein RadA, with protein MARDSALYVCQSCGSVHSKWSGQCGSCGQWNTLSEESRSAPPGAIKPSAAASARTRGIQFETLQSDTPEPPRITTGVAEFDRVCGGGVVPGSAILLSGDPGVGKSTLLLEVAAKAALRGSRVAYISGEEAVEQIRARAKRMGLADAPVNLAAATALRDILGTLKREKFDIVIIDSVQTLWSDVHDSGPGSITQVRACAGELVRLAKSDGPAIVLVGHVTKDGQVAGPRVVEHLVDAVMTFEGERGYPFRILRAGKNRFGATDEIGVFEMGDAGLREVANPSALFLGEGKERAPGAAVFAGIEGSRPVLVEMQALVSKSAYGTPRRAVIGWETGRLAMVLAVLEARCGFGFGDQDVYLNVAGGLRINEPAADLAAAAALISSATGVSLPQGCVVFGEIGLSGEVRSVGRAEARLREAQKLGFDQVLGPTLTAKTKGVKVTSVTRLTDVVERISQNRY; from the coding sequence ATGGCTCGCGATTCCGCCCTCTATGTCTGTCAGTCCTGCGGCTCGGTCCACAGCAAGTGGTCGGGCCAATGCGGCTCTTGCGGCCAGTGGAACACCTTGAGCGAAGAAAGCCGCTCTGCCCCGCCGGGCGCGATCAAGCCGTCGGCGGCGGCTTCGGCCCGCACGCGCGGCATCCAGTTCGAAACGCTTCAGTCCGACACGCCCGAGCCGCCGCGCATCACGACGGGCGTGGCCGAGTTCGACCGGGTCTGCGGGGGCGGCGTGGTGCCTGGTTCGGCCATCCTGCTCAGCGGCGATCCGGGCGTCGGCAAGTCCACCTTGTTGCTGGAGGTCGCAGCCAAGGCGGCGCTGCGCGGATCGCGCGTGGCCTACATCTCGGGCGAAGAAGCCGTCGAGCAGATCCGCGCCCGCGCCAAACGGATGGGCCTGGCCGACGCGCCGGTCAATCTGGCGGCGGCGACGGCGTTGCGCGACATCCTGGGCACGCTGAAGCGCGAGAAGTTCGACATCGTCATCATCGATTCGGTTCAGACCCTTTGGTCCGACGTGCATGACAGCGGCCCCGGTTCGATCACCCAGGTCCGGGCCTGCGCGGGCGAACTGGTGCGTCTGGCCAAGAGCGACGGCCCCGCCATCGTCCTAGTCGGCCACGTCACCAAGGACGGCCAGGTCGCCGGCCCCCGCGTCGTCGAACACCTGGTCGATGCGGTCATGACCTTCGAGGGCGAGCGCGGCTATCCGTTCCGCATCCTGCGCGCCGGCAAGAACCGCTTCGGCGCCACAGACGAGATCGGCGTATTCGAAATGGGCGACGCCGGCCTGCGCGAGGTGGCCAACCCCTCCGCCCTATTCCTGGGCGAGGGCAAGGAGCGCGCGCCGGGCGCCGCCGTCTTCGCCGGGATCGAGGGCTCGCGCCCCGTGCTGGTCGAGATGCAGGCCCTCGTGTCCAAGTCCGCCTATGGCACCCCGCGTCGCGCCGTGATCGGCTGGGAGACGGGACGTTTGGCCATGGTGCTGGCCGTGCTGGAGGCCCGCTGCGGCTTCGGCTTCGGCGATCAGGACGTCTATCTGAATGTCGCCGGGGGCCTGCGCATCAACGAACCAGCGGCCGACCTCGCGGCGGCGGCGGCCCTGATCAGTTCGGCGACCGGCGTGTCCCTGCCCCAGGGCTGCGTCGTCTTTGGCGAAATCGGCCTGTCGGGCGAGGTCCGCAGCGTCGGCCGCGCCGAGGCCCGTCTGCGCGAAGCGCAAAAACTGGGCTTCGATCAGGTGCTCGGCCCGACTTTGACCGCCAAGACCAAGGGGGTGAAGGTGACATCCGTGACGCGCCTGACGGATGTGGTCGAACGAATCTCGCAGAACCGCTATTAG
- a CDS encoding CvpA family protein, protein MTGYDVFAIVVILFSVAAGWVRGGVREVITLLSATLAALVALITLPWTAGVTRAFVDPEWAGSILAAVLTFFVVYFGLRLVGSMMSKSAKDHPHLGVIDRIFGLFIGGVRALVLIGAVHLVIVAALPGERTPLWLGKAALYPVSAMGARMIQIVLPSIGRGADAITPVVDSSVRRGFSDDEALPPTQSEPNSPREAAR, encoded by the coding sequence GTGACCGGATACGACGTCTTCGCCATCGTGGTGATCCTGTTTTCCGTCGCCGCCGGCTGGGTGCGCGGCGGGGTGCGCGAAGTCATCACCCTGCTCAGCGCGACCCTGGCGGCGCTGGTCGCCCTGATCACCCTGCCCTGGACCGCCGGCGTCACGCGCGCCTTCGTCGATCCCGAATGGGCCGGGTCGATCCTCGCCGCCGTCCTGACCTTCTTCGTCGTCTATTTCGGCCTGCGCCTGGTCGGCTCGATGATGTCCAAGAGCGCCAAGGACCATCCACATCTCGGCGTCATCGACCGCATCTTCGGCCTGTTCATCGGCGGCGTCCGCGCGCTGGTCCTGATCGGCGCGGTGCATCTGGTCATCGTCGCGGCCTTGCCGGGCGAGCGCACGCCGCTCTGGCTCGGAAAGGCGGCCCTCTATCCGGTCAGCGCCATGGGCGCGCGGATGATCCAGATCGTCCTGCCCAGCATCGGACGCGGCGCCGACGCCATCACGCCCGTCGTGGATTCGTCCGTACGCCGGGGGTTTTCGGACGACGAAGCCTTGCCCCCGACGCAATCAGAGCCTAACTCGCCGCGCGAAGCCGCCCGTTAA
- the purF gene encoding amidophosphoribosyltransferase produces the protein MRHHIADPVVHREHWREPEDDQLRLECGVCGVWGADEDEGSSVVALGLHALQHRGQEACGIASVKDERFYTERHQGLVGEAFGGADLMTRMPGRAAVGHTRYSTAGGSFLRNIQPMFADLDQGGIAIAHNGNLTNFKFLHAQLVSEGAIFQSTSDSEVILHLIARSRKAKIVDRFTDALARIEGGYALVAQTRTKMIGARDPLGIRPLVLGQLGDGWVLASETCALDMMGATFVRDVEHGEIVVIDDSGLRSLKPFPARAARPCLFEYVYFSRPDSVVNGRSVYEVRKEMGRGLARELGVEADIVVPVPDSGVPAALGYAQESGIPYEMGIIRSHYLGRTFIQPSQGARQKGVRMKHSPNKSALAGKRVVLIDDSIVRGTTSLKLVRAVRAAGATEVHLRSASPQILFPDFYGIDMPERAQLLAANKTLEEMRDMLEVDSLGFLSIDGLYRAMGESGRDAAAPQFTDHYFTGDYPTRLLDREIEEGGREFGAKQLSLLVSA, from the coding sequence ATGCGCCACCATATCGCCGATCCCGTCGTTCACCGCGAGCACTGGCGCGAGCCGGAGGATGACCAGCTCCGTCTGGAATGCGGCGTCTGCGGCGTCTGGGGCGCGGACGAGGACGAAGGCTCTTCCGTCGTCGCGCTGGGCCTTCACGCCCTTCAGCATCGCGGCCAGGAAGCCTGCGGCATCGCCAGCGTCAAGGACGAGCGCTTCTACACCGAACGCCACCAGGGCCTGGTGGGCGAGGCCTTCGGCGGCGCCGACCTCATGACGCGGATGCCCGGCCGCGCGGCCGTGGGCCACACCCGCTACTCCACCGCCGGCGGCAGCTTCCTGCGCAACATCCAGCCGATGTTCGCCGATCTGGACCAGGGCGGCATCGCCATCGCCCACAACGGCAACCTGACCAACTTCAAATTCCTGCACGCCCAGCTGGTCAGCGAGGGCGCCATCTTCCAGTCGACTTCGGATTCCGAAGTCATCCTCCACCTGATTGCGCGCAGCCGCAAAGCCAAGATCGTCGATCGCTTCACCGACGCCCTGGCCCGGATCGAGGGCGGCTACGCCCTGGTGGCTCAGACGCGCACCAAGATGATCGGCGCCCGCGACCCGCTGGGCATCCGCCCGCTGGTCCTGGGCCAGTTGGGCGACGGTTGGGTTCTGGCCTCCGAGACCTGCGCCCTGGACATGATGGGCGCGACCTTTGTGCGCGATGTCGAACACGGCGAGATCGTCGTCATCGACGACAGCGGCCTGCGCTCGCTCAAGCCCTTCCCCGCCCGCGCGGCGCGTCCGTGCCTGTTCGAATACGTCTATTTCTCGCGCCCGGATTCGGTCGTGAACGGTCGCTCCGTCTATGAGGTCCGCAAGGAGATGGGGCGCGGCCTCGCCCGCGAACTGGGCGTCGAGGCCGACATCGTCGTGCCAGTGCCCGATTCCGGCGTACCCGCCGCTCTCGGCTACGCCCAGGAAAGCGGCATTCCCTACGAAATGGGCATCATCCGCAGCCACTACCTGGGCCGCACCTTCATCCAGCCCAGCCAAGGCGCCCGTCAAAAGGGCGTACGAATGAAGCACAGCCCCAACAAGTCGGCCCTGGCCGGCAAGCGCGTCGTGCTGATCGATGATTCCATCGTGCGCGGCACGACCTCGCTGAAGCTGGTCCGCGCCGTGCGCGCCGCTGGCGCGACCGAGGTCCATCTGCGTTCGGCCAGCCCGCAGATCCTGTTCCCCGACTTCTACGGCATCGACATGCCTGAGCGCGCCCAACTGTTGGCCGCCAACAAGACGCTGGAAGAGATGCGCGACATGCTGGAGGTCGATTCGCTGGGCTTCCTGTCCATCGACGGCCTGTATCGCGCGATGGGAGAGAGCGGCCGCGACGCCGCCGCCCCGCAGTTCACCGACCACTATTTCACCGGCGACTACCCCACCCGCCTCTTGGATCGCGAGATCGAGGAAGGCGGCCGCGAGTTCGGCGCCAAACAGCTGTCCTTGCTGGTCAGCGCCTGA